The Tursiops truncatus isolate mTurTru1 chromosome 20, mTurTru1.mat.Y, whole genome shotgun sequence DNA window CCCTCGGGATTCTGAGTGTGAGAAGGGGCGGAACTCAGACCCTCATGCTGAGGGCGGACTGGCTCACTCCCTGGGGGTTGGGGTCCTGGCCAGGCACTACCACCCGTGGGGGGGGCAGGGACTGAGCCCTAGGGCATCCCTTCTCGCAGGTATGAGGTGATGCAGTTCTGCTGGCTTCAGCCTGAGCAGCGGCCGACGGCCGAGGAGGTGCACCTGCTGCTGTCCTACCTGTGTGCCAAGGGTGCCACCGAGGCAGAGGAGGAGTTTGAGCGGCGCTGGCGCTCACTGCGGCCTGTGGGGGGCAGTGTGGGCCCCGGGCTGGGGGCGGCAGGCATGGCACTGGGGGGCATGGGCGAGCTTGCGGCCACCTCATCCTTCCCACTGCTGGAGCAGTTTGCTGGCGACAGCTTCCACACGGATGGTGATGACGTGCTGACGGTGACTGAGACGAGCCGTGGCCTCAACTTCGAGTACAAGTGGGAAGCCGGCCGCGGCTCCGATGCCTTCCCGCCACCTGAGGGCGCACTGAGCCCGGGCCGAGACGCGCGTCTGCAGGAGCTCTGCGTCCCTGACGGTGCTCCCCCAGGCGTGGTGCCGGTGCTCAGCGCTCACAGCCCCTCGGTGGGCAGCGAGTACTTCATCCGCCTGGAAGACCCCGCGCCTGCCGCAGGCCACGACCCCGACTGTGCCGGCTGTGCCCCCAGCACCGTCGCTGCCACCCTGCGCCCCGACGGCAGCGACCATGATGACGACTCTGACGGCAGCACGGCCGCCTCGCTGGTCATGGAGCCACTGCTGGGCCACGCGCCGCCCGCTGATGGCCCCTGGGGCCACTGCGACTACCACCTATGCAGGAGCCATGCCCGTGACCTGCCTTGCACCTCACGCTCACCCTCCCCAGAGACCCCGATGCTGGCGGAGCCCAGAGCAGAGGATATTGACTGGGGCGTGGGGGCATTCTGCCCGCCCTTCTTTGAGGACCCGCTGGGCACATCCCCCTCCGCGAGCTCCAGGGCCCAACCATCCCCAGGTGGGGAAGAGCTGGGAGAGGCTGGGATGCCCAGGGCTGCCCAGCACAGACACTGGAGCTCCAATGTATCTgcaaacaacaacagcagcaaccgAGCACCAGAATTCTGGGTCCCGGGCCTCTCAGGTTACACGGACTGCTGCCCTGGTGTGAAGCAGGCCCTACAGACCGTCCCTGAGCTGGGCCATCCTCTGATCCCAGAGGACCTCAGAGAGCCTCTCCTTGGGCCAAAGGGGGCCTCCTCTGGTAAGGAGATGGGCCGCTGCCTTGGCCTCCCCCATCTGTATCCTGCTGAGGGCCTGACACCTGCCCCGTGCCTGGTCACATCCCCGTGGACAGAGGCAGCCAGAAGTGGTGGTGACAGCCcccaggcagagcccaggctTGCAGAGGAGGCCGAGGGCTCTGCTGGACTccagctgccccttccctccatcccaTCCCCATCCCAAGAGGGAGCCCTGCTTCCTGCCGAGGAGGCCAGCACCCCGCCCACCCTGCCTGCTTCACCCACGCCCACTGGCAGCCCACAGCCTGCCACTGAGCCAGTCCAGGCCCTGGACAGCGACAGTGGCAGCAGCTCCCCTGAGCTGGAGGCACCAGGCAGTGAAGACGAAGACACGACTGAGGCCACTTCTGGTGTCTTCACTGACTTGTCCAGCGACGGCCCGCAGGCTGAGAAACCAGATGTGACACCAGCCTTCCGCTCCCTACAGAAGCAGGTGGGGACCCCCGACTCCTTGGACTCCCTGGACATCCCATCCTCAGCCAGTGATGGCGGCTCTGAGGTCTTCAGCCCATTAGCTGTTGGCACCCCTGGCGGGCAGCCCCGAGCCCTGGACAGCGGCTATGACACAGAGAACTATGAGTCCCCTGAGTTTGTACTCAAGGAGGCCCATGAGCCCTGTGAGCCTGAGGCCTTGGAGGAGCTGGCCTCAGAGGGTGAGAGCCCCGGGCCAGAGACTCGTCTCTCCGCCTCCCTGGGTGGCCTCAGCGAGAAGAATCCTTACCGCGACTCTGCCTACTTCTCAGACCTGGACACGGAGCCAGAGCCCCCCTTGGGCCCCAAGGAGAAGCAAGGAGGTGTCCCAGTCCCTGGGCCAGAGCCCGATCTGGAGAGCCTGAAGAGCCCCAGGCTGCCGTCTGCACTGCCCTCCCCTGAGTCGGGGATGTTTGGGGAGGCACAGGGCTCTGGCCCCAGGGAGGTGCCGCCACTGCCACTGTTTGAGGGCTCTTCCCCAGAGCCAAGCGCCGGCCCCGGGGGCCCCAGGCTGGAGCCTCCCTGGCCCCAAGACCCAGCCCAGGCGCCACCCATGCCCAGCCCCGGGCACTCTAAGATTTTCCTGCTGACTCCGGTCCGGCCCAGCTCAGAAGGCCACCGCCCCGAGCTCCAGGAGACCCTGGGACTGCTGTCAGGGTCGGGCCTGCAGGAACGGACAGGGGGTCCAGGTGCCCCCAGAACCCCACTCTGCCTGGCCCTGCCGGCAGTCCTCGCGGCTCCAGAGGGGCGGCCGGAGGAGGAAGAGGACGACAGCGAAGACAGTGACGAGTCGGACGAGGAGCTCCGCTGCTACAGCATCCAGGAGCCGAGCGAGGAGAGCGAGGAGGAGGCGCCGCCTGTGCCAGTGGTGGTGGCGGAGAGCCAGAGTGCGCGCAACCTGCGCAGCCTGCTTAAGATGCCCAGCCTGCTGTCTGAGGCCTTCTGCGAGGACCTGGAGCGCAAGAAGAAAGCCGTGTCCTTCTTCGACGACGTCACCGTCTACCTCTTCGACCAGGTGGGCAGCCGCCCTGGGTGGGCTCTGCGTGGCGGAGTGGGGGTCTGCGGCGGGACGGGAAGCCATGGGAGACTCGTGCTGTTCTGATCCTCCAGGAAAGCCCCACCCGGGAGCTCGGGGAGCCCTTCCCTGGCGCCAAGGAGTCGTCCCCCACGTTCCCGGTGGGCAGCCCGGGCTCCCCCAGCACCCCCGGCCGGCCTCGGCGGGCTGACCGCTCCCCCGACGGCCCCGCGGCCGAAGAGGGTGAGCTGGAGGCGGGGTGACGCGGCGGCGAGGGTGGGGCaacgggggtgggtggggcaaCGGGGTGGGTGGGGTCCTCATGGAGGCGGGGCAAcatggcggggtgggggtgggcctgTGACTTAgctggtgggcggggcctggaCGTGACTTCTTGCTCCGGGCGGTGTCTCCCCCATCCGGTCCACAACTGACGGCGGGCACCTCGCAGGCGGAGGGTTCGAGTGGGACGATGGCCTCCCGCCGACGCCGGCCCAGGAGCCTACCCCGTGCGTCCCCGCTGCGCCCGCCAAGCCCAGCCCCTTCTCTCGCTTCACTGTCTCACCAGCGCCTGCGTCCCGCTTCTCCATCACACACGTCACCGACTCGGACTCCGGGTCCGTGGGAGGTGAGGCTGCGGTGGGGCTGGCGGGAGGGGATACTGAGTCAGGACAGTGGTGAGGGCGGCTGGGAAGGGCACCTGCTGGGCGCGAGGCCCTACGCTCGTTATTTCGTGTTTTCTGGACAAGCTCAGTTTTCAGAcgggggaactgaggctcagagaggtcaggtcaCGCCAGGCCTGTTTGTTGTGGCCACCTTGGCACGTTTCCTCACCGCCCTGAGGAGATGCAGTGCCCCAGACAAAGCTGGCTCAGCACTCTCGGGATGTAGGTTGGATGtccactccctgccccacccccaccccccgcacccccccgctcttttctccctcctccgAAGGCACCAGGCTGGACACTGAGTGCCCCCCACCCTGCTCTCTGACCTGCAGCAGCCTCTCCTGCCAGAACCTTCCCAGCCCCTGCTGGTCTGCCTCATCCACCAGCCCCCCATCTCAGATCTAATGGCTTGTCcagagatggtggtggtggctcAGGTGCCCACGTGGGGCCCTACTCAGGGGCCTTAGCTCACTCCTCCCTCCAAGCTCTACTCCTGTCAACCTCAGACCAGGTGGGCTCATACCTGCCCAGTTGCCACCACCCCATTCTACTAGGCTTCCCTGAAAGCTCACCTTCACTAAGATGCCCCTACTTATCTTGTCCCCCTGGCAGACCCAGCCCCTCCCTTGCGGCCCTTGGCATGTGGCTGCAGCCTCTAGGGAAGGATGTGCTGGTCTGTTTGTGTCACACAGTGTGCCCTTAATGGATATCTGAACAAGCAAGCAGGTCACCAGGAGGCGAGTGTGTGACCCTGGCCAGCCCAGTCCTGCTCgggtctcagttttcccacctgtaaaaagAGGACTCAGAGGGCTGACGTTGAGCTTTGTTGGGCCCGATCCCTGGTGATGTGGCGGGAAGGATAATCGTCTGGCTCCTACCTAGATAGGCAGGCAGGTAGGcctgctgcagccccagctgctcAGTGGCCCGTAAGCCAGGGATTGAGGCCAGGTGAAAGCCCTGGGCGAGGGGACTCTGGCTGTCCTTGGAGGGGAGGGTGCTCTCAGGAGTCCCTGTGGCCCCAGTGTCTCCCTAAACATGTTTGCCAGGTCCTACAGCAGGTGCTGGGGGCAGCTGTAAAGAGGCCTGAGCCCCAGGCAGCCCCTGCTTGGATCCCCTGCCGGTTCTCTCCCCGGCAGCAGCGAGGATGGTGACCAAGAGTGGTGGGGACTTTCATCTTGGCAGTGGTCAGCAGCAGCTTCCAAGCGCTTCGGTGCCCCATGCAGCACCCTGGAGGAGCAGGGCAGGCGCTGGACATAAGAGCATCTGTGCACACCAGCCCTGTGCTGCCCTGGGGGCAGGATTTGTCCTGGACACTTGGGTTTGCTGCTAGGCCCTAGGGATGCCCTACAGCCGCCCCTCACCCTgaagctgccccctcccccccggccCCCTGCTGTCAAGACTGCTTGGCCTCTGAGGCCAGGGGCCCTCGCACGCCCTGCCTACAGGTTCCTGTGGTGTATTACAGGCTGCTGTGTCCTCACCCCAGGTGAGAGGGCAGGTACAGGCCTGCTAGGAcggcctctccctgccccctttgCCCCTTCTGCCGGTTCAGGGTTTGCTCAGTGCAAGAAGAGGACACCGGGCTCGTGGGTCCCCGCTCCAAGTCTGTGGCTGTTTCCCCTTCACTGAATCAGTTAGACCGTAAGCTCTCCCTTCCCACAGGGTATGGGCCGGCTCCTGCCTGGGTCCCACTGGAGCCCTGCGAGGGGACTGAGGTGGGCAGCCCGAAAGATGGGGGGCTTTCAGGTCGCAGTCCTGCTGCTTCAGCCCCTGTCTGTCTAGAGGTGTCTGTGGCTCCCCTCTGCAAGGTAGGGCCCAGCCCGGCCCAGCTGCCAAAGGAAAGTGGCGGCTGCCCCCCACGGTCAGTGTCAGGGGGTTCCTACTGCAGGGATGGAGACAGTGGGaaggggtggagctgggagggagggtggggcagggcagcaCAGGTGGTATTTTTGTAACGCTGTTGTCAGAACAGATGGAAGAGGGATGCTTTTAAGTTATTGTTGCCAAAGAGACATAAAATTTATTGTTGcttttggggtgggggtgtgggtggggactTGTTttgaacttgttttttttttgtttatttgaggcTTATGATGCTGGTACAATGATCGTCTTGTTCCtttcttgtctgttttttaagagaaatcaaaactaaGGAAAAAAGCCTTCGTGCTAAGCGTGTTTTCTTTCGGAGTCTGCAGATAAAGCCTCGGGCAGGAGGGGGCATGGGCTGTGCTGGGGTGGGGTCCCTATAGTCCCTTCTGACCACTGGGGGATGCAGGAGGGAGACCACCCCTTCCTCTAGCTGTCCTTGGCACACCTTGGTGGAGGGACACAGTGACCTTGGGCCCCTAGGGTGCCCAGGTTGGGGtgtcttcccagaacagggccaGCGGACTGACGCCTGCAGCCCTCACTTCCTGCCTGGAAGCTGGCCCTACCTAGGTAAGGGTGAGAGGGAACCTCTCCGGGAAgctcttcctcctgcctctccaggggTGGCCCCTGTCCCTCAGCACGGGGAGGCCGGGTGAGGGGGCGGTGAGCTGGGAGCAAGGTGGGTtgtgaggaggtggggcttctgTGCCCCTCCACCGCAAACATCTGCCCTGTGACCCTGCCTCGCCTCACCTGGCCTGCCTCCAGCTTCTGCAAGGTGAGAGCCTCTGGGGCCCCAACCCCTGTGCTTCGTGTTCTGGGCTGTGCGCAGAGCCCCTCCTGGGAGGGTCTGGGAGGAGCAAGCGAACGCTGCCCGGAACTGAACGTCTCCTGAGGTAAGGACTGCTGTCACCAACGTGGTTATTAGCACGGCTGTATTTCAGCCTTAAATGTCAAACAGCATGGATCCGATAGCTTCTAAAATCTTATATTTCAGCTGAAATATGGAAACAGCCAGAGCATTGAGGGGGCCCACCCAGGAATCCTGGGGTAGGCCCCCTCAATGGCACAGAGCTTGGGGAGCCAGGCCACAGCACCGACCACCCTGGGGACAGGGAGGAGAGCTGGGGGCCCTGCAGCCAGTTCTGGATGGGAGTTAGGGTGTGGGCAGGGAGAAACTGGGACAGAGAGGCCCACAAAACTGCCAGTGGCAGGGGGGAGACCCAGCAAAGCCCCAATCAGGGGTCTGCCAGGAAGTTGTGCTCATACTAAATCCAAGGAAGGGAGGCCGGCCCTcgctctccccttcccctccccttgcccctgCATTGCTGCCGCAGGCACGTACTACAGGTGGGCGGCCTCATTACTGACCAGACAGGGGCTCCCCTTACAGCTACAAGCTGATGCGATGGCCCTCCCTGCACCTTGGGGGCTCCCTGGCCCACACGACAGATGGGCCTGATTCAAAAGGTTGGCCGCCCAGCCCAGGCAGCAGGTCCCTGCTCCCCTCACTCTCCTTGGCCACGGCCATGCCACCTCCTGACCCTGTAGGAACAGCCGGGGTCCAGCCTAGGCCAGATTGAGGTGGGGGCAGAAGGGCTTGGAAGGAGACAATTCTCTAAATGGGGAGCAAGCAGATTGTAACAAAACAGGTTACAGGTCAGGGTGTGGGAGGAGGAGCCCCACAGGCAGTGGGTGCAGATGTGGCCGTCAGCTGAGGAGTGGGGCAGACCTGTCATTGGTCACCGTCGGCTTCAGCTGGACGCTGGCGAAGGGATTcctgagaagaggagagaagagtggTTTGAGTGGTTTTCGGGAGGGGTGCTGAGCGCCGCCCTGTGGCTACAGACGGCACCCACCTGGACCCCGATGGCCCAGCCTCTGAGCTCAGGGCCCGGGGGTGGCAGAGGCCACAGGGGAGAGCCAGAAAGGGGCGCTGTCCGCAAGGCCAGCTGAGCCCCAGCGCGCCACCCTCTGCTCACCCCCCCCCAGGTGCCCCACCTCAAACCGTCAACCCTCCCACAGGCAGGGTGGGTGGGCATGGGGGGGGCCCCGCCACATCAGCCCTGGTCCTTTCTCTGCAACCTGAGGCAGCCCCACATGAGCCGCACCCGAGCTCGGTGCGCCGCCCCCCAAGGCCAAGCGCCCCCGTCACCTGCCCGGGAGCAGCAGCTGAGCCCATCTGCAAGGACACAGCTGTTGACACATAGAGCCACAGCTCAGCAGAGTGCACAAGCCCAGCCCATGCATCCTGGGGGCCCAGAGAGTGGCCCGTCCCATGCCGACATGACAGACACGAGGCGCAGGCACCCCAGCGACAACGGGGCTGGTAGGAGTGGACGCCCGCAGCCCCTGCGGAGGGGCTGACCGCCTCCTCAGAGAGGAGCCGTGCCTGCCCCTGCGTGCCGAGGCTGCGgctgacagacagacagacgcaCCAGACAAGGGGCTGAGATGGAACGAGATGAGTGCAGGGTGGGGCTGGCACCTGGCCTCGTGCTCACGGAGGCCTCTCCTCCTCGGCGGGCTCCGAGGACCTGCCCAGGTGGAGACGGCACAGGAGAGCAGgccaggggacgtcaggcagtcCCAAGGGTGACAGCACGGATGGCGCGTGGGACACGGAGGGCTCGGCCTGAACGGGAGCCGTTACCTGGGGCGGGAGTGGCCTCTGACATGGCTGGGCGTCCACAGGAGCTGGGTGGGCGCTCTGTCCAGGTGCCCAGGAAGATAGAATGTGGGGTGGGCAACCCTGTGTTTGCCTGAGGACCTGGCATTTTCTAAAACACTGAGGCACTTTGAACAACTGAGTCCAAAGGATGAACTAGTGAGAGGAGACTGATCTGCATCTCCAAGATGCTGCCTGACAGTTGGCAGCACCCGCAGCCGTTCCACCCCTGCCTCGGAACATCTGCACCTGATGAAAGGCCCTTCCAGCCGGcggggcctcagtctccctcaTTCAGGGCCTCTCTGGCCTCCCAGGCTTGGGTCTGAGCAGATGTGCTTCAGCCCCACTGGCCCCAGGCAGGGGCAGCCTGGAGATTCTGAAACCGAGGTTCTGCTGTGACCAGCGTCACCTGCCCTGGGACGGAGGATGCAGGGCAGCCACGGGGGCGGCCGCCTTGACTGGACTCTTGTCCTAGAGGAGGGCTCCATGCCCTTGGCGGTCTGCAGCCAGGGTCATGGCGGGGGGTCTTGTGGGGCTGGAAACGGGGCAGGTTTGTCCATCCAGAGTCGGGGACCCAGCAGGGGAAGGGACCCAGAGAAGGGAGGATGGCACCTGTGCTGACCAGAGCCAGGGGCAAAAGGGAGTTCCAGCCGGGTGTGTCCTGACGCACCTACATTCTCATCAGAAAGGGTCAGTGACCAGCCACGTGTAAATCAACGAAGTTACAACACACcctcaaaccatatacaaaaataaactcaaaatggcttatagacttaaatataagacacgacaccataaaactcctagaagaaaacataggcaaaacattctctgacgtaaatcgtaccagtgttttcttaggtcagtctcccaaggcaataaaaacaaaagcaaaaataaacaaatgggacctaatcaaacttacaagcttttgcacagcaaaggaaaccgtaaacaaacaaaaagacggcctacagattgggagaaaatatttgcaaatgaagcaactgacaaggacttaatttccaaaatatacaaacagctcatacctctcaacaacaaaaaaccaaacaacccaatcgaaaaatgggcagaagacctaactagacatttgtccaaagaagacatacagatggccaacatgcatatgaaaagatgctcaacattgctaattattagagaaatgcaaatcaagactacaatgaggtaccacctcacactggtcagaatggccatcattaagaagtctacaaattacaaatgctggagagggtgtggagaaaagggaacctccctacactgttggtgggagattggtgcaggcactatggaaaagagtctgGAGGTTCCCCCcaaaactagagttgccatgtgatccagatgaaactaattcaaaaagatccatgcacccctatgttcacagcagcactattcacactagccaagacatggaaacaacctaaatgtccactgacagataaatgaataaagatgtggtatatacacaatggaatattagccataaaaaagaatgaaataatgccatttgcagcaacatgaatagacctagagattctcatactaagtgaagaatgACTAATAGCacatgatatcacatatataaaatctaaaaaaattatacaaatgaacttatctacaaaacagactcacagacatagaaaacagacttgtggttgccaaggaggaagaggggtggggaggggtggattgggagtttgggattagcaaatgaaaactattatatatagaatgggtaaacaaggtcctaccgtatagcacaggaaattacaTTCAgtgtatcctgtgataaaccataatggaaaagaatataaagaagaatatatacaggtataactgagtcactttgctacatggcagaaatcaacacaacactgtaaatcaactatacttcaattaaaaaaaaagggtcagTGGCAAACCCACACTACCACCTGAACCAGGAAGACCTCCCTGAAGAGGGTGTCTGGCCTCTGACCCACACCGTCCCCCAAAACAGTGTGACCATGGAAGAAGCATGTGCTGTCCACACTGCAGGTTCTGAGGAAGGAGGTGGCAGCTGTAATCACTCCAGACCTCTGGAGCGActccctcctgcagccccagccagAGACCCCTGGGTGGGACACTCCCACCCTTCAGCATCAGAGGAAGTGTGAGGCCCCCTTGGGTGCTCACCACCTTCTGGGATGTTCTGTGAAAGAACAGGCTTAAGAGCTACCCCCGGGGAGGGCACCTGAGTGACCCCAGGTGAGGGACTTGGGTCAACACTGGGATGACAAAACATGACAAGATTTGGACCTGAGGCACTGCTGATCCTGCTGTCCTGCAGACGTCCGTCACTGCCCAGGGGTGGACGCCGGGGCCAATCAACAGACGACCACCCAGACACAGAACAAGCTCTTCTTGACCCAAATGGGAGACGCTGGAGTATGCGAGAGCCAGTGCTGTCAGGATGCCAgggcccctccccaggcagggCCACCAGGCACTCAGGTGCCCGACTGGTGGCTGGGCTCTGTCCCCCTCCTGAGCAGGGACACAGGGACAGCCGGTAGCTTTTATACGGAATGGATTTGTATCCTCCGGGGGGCAGGCCTGAAGTCCCGGGCATGGTGAAGGGAGGCATGAGCCAGGCCCCCCGCCAGGAATGGCTGTCCCCACCACCCAGTCCTCTGCAGACCCCCACAGCCTGACAAGGTGGGACCCCTGCAGCCAAGCAGCATTCGGGTCCAGGCTCATGAAACATTCGTCACTGAGGATTTGGTGGAATCACCTTCGGTTATCTTCTGAATCCACTTCTTGAATAAGAAAGGGGGTGGTTCTGAGAACAGCCCGGTCAGCACGAAGCATGGCTTGTGTCCTGTGGTGACTCCGGGGCAGAGAAGGAGCGAAGAGCAGTCACAGCATAGATTTCAACTTCCTCCACGTTTTCCTCTTAAAACGTGGCACAACTTCAGAACGTCGGCCCTTCTGGACTTGAGTCGTTCTCCTCCCCGgccctcctcccagggctgtgAGCTCTGGCAAAGTTGAGCAACGTCCCTCAACCAACCAGAGGTGGCTTGTGACACCCCCGCACCTGGTAGGATCATCAGGACAGGCAGACCCTGCGGCCGCCGTGCTGTGAGCTCCCAGAGATGAGTGCACCCCCGCCCGCCGTGCCCCTGGGGCTCTGCCCTCCATCCAGGGGTGGGGTTCTAGGCAGAGGCCACACGAGCCTCCCTGAGCCTTCACCCCCTTCCAGTACCTCCAGTGGGTGAGATCAGCTGGGCTCCACCAGCTCAGAGGGACCACGAGGGCAGCAGAGGTGGGGGCGGGAGATGCAGGTGTCTCAAAGCATCTCGGAAGAAGAGGGATAGATGCAGGGGAGGAGAGTGGCCCAGGTCACCCACTGCTGAGCCAGGGTCAAAGTCATTTCTCCCATCCCCCAATTTCAGGAGCACTTGTCTCTAGAGTTTTCCAGAACTCACACTGCAACTCATcaagagaaaggcaggaaaaaacaaacaaacatatatatagataaaaaaccctggcagtccagtggttagggctctgcgcttccactgctgggggcccgggtttgatccctggtcagggaactaagatcccacaagccacgcagtgtggcctaaacaaacaaacacacacaccaaaaaaaaaaaacaagaaaggcagtgaaggagggagagggagagtccAGGACCTGCTGCCCACAGGGAGGGAGGATGGCATCTCCATGACACCCAAGGAGGTGAAGTGATGACCATCTTTGTAAAGGGCCCACGTGCCAGCTTCGCGCAGCAGACTTCTCAGtgacagggctggggtggggcagaggggcagcagTGCTGCCCAGACCCAGGCACAGGAGCCCAGAGCAGTGGGCTCCCCCTGCACGCCCCACCCCAGCTGTTGGCGCTTGCTTTCCAAGGGCACAGGGGAAGGGACCATCACCAGTTGGGAGCTGGAGGAGGCCCCTGGGGCCTGCTCTGGAAGCCTGGAGTAGCCCCCTGGAGCCATGTCGGGGCAGacagcagctgagcctgcgcagaACGGGGCCACTGCATCTGCTCATCCCCTGCGGGGCAGATGCATGCTGCTGCTCCCGCGTGCCTGTGGCTCTCACCTGGGCACAGGCCATGGCGCTATCCCCACACCCATCCTGGTCTCCCCAGCCCTCGAGGGGCTGCGATACTCACCAACCCAGGAGCCAGCCAGGCCGGGCTCAGACCCACGCTCAGGGACCGGTCTGAGGGGCACTCAGCCGAAGGAGCCCAAAGCCAGCCTCGCAGCTGATCACCAGGCTTCACCCCGATTATGGCCAAAGCACCCAGCAGAAGCAACAGGGAACCCAGACAGAGGGCCAGGACAGA harbors:
- the AATK gene encoding serine/threonine-protein kinase LMTK1 isoform X5, giving the protein MCFLSLEIACLWRSPVPGDRLSLEIACLDISHLQACSSDGAPLSELSWSSSLSVVAVSFSGLFTVIALMLACLCCKKGGIGFKEFENAEGEEYPADFSAQGSPAAAAQNGPDVYVLPLTEVSLPMAKQPGRSVQLLKSTDLGRHSLLYLEEIGHGWFGKTPRALRTAGDLRGGRHKRRSITATRARSPRSGPEPILQMSTLRHRNRLLWLEEQGWGQSLGTVESAHLVTPAPQVFLGEVNSGISSTQVVVKELKVSASVQEQMQFLEEAQPYRALQHSNLLQCLAQCAEVTPYLLVMEFCPMGDLKGYLRSCRVAESMAPDPLTLQRMACEVACGVLHLHRNNYVHSDLALRNCLLTADLTVKIGDYGLSHGKYREDYFVTADQLWVPLRWIAPELVDEVHCNLLVVDQTKASNVWSLGVTIWELFELGAQPYPHHSDRQVLAYAVREQQLKLPKPQLQLTLSDRWYEVMQFCWLQPEQRPTAEEVHLLLSYLCAKGATEAEEEFERRWRSLRPVGGSVGPGLGAAGMALGGMGELAATSSFPLLEQFAGDSFHTDGDDVLTVTETSRGLNFEYKWEAGRGSDAFPPPEGALSPGRDARLQELCVPDGAPPGVVPVLSAHSPSVGSEYFIRLEDPAPAAGHDPDCAGCAPSTVAATLRPDGSDHDDDSDGSTAASLVMEPLLGHAPPADGPWGHCDYHLCRSHARDLPCTSRSPSPETPMLAEPRAEDIDWGVGAFCPPFFEDPLGTSPSASSRAQPSPGGEELGEAGMPRAAQHRHWSSNVSANNNSSNRAPEFWVPGLSGYTDCCPGVKQALQTVPELGHPLIPEDLREPLLGPKGASSGKEMGRCLGLPHLYPAEGLTPAPCLVTSPWTEAARSGGDSPQAEPRLAEEAEGSAGLQLPLPSIPSPSQEGALLPAEEASTPPTLPASPTPTGSPQPATEPVQALDSDSGSSSPELEAPGSEDEDTTEATSGVFTDLSSDGPQAEKPDVTPAFRSLQKQVGTPDSLDSLDIPSSASDGGSEVFSPLAVGTPGGQPRALDSGYDTENYESPEFVLKEAHEPCEPEALEELASEGESPGPETRLSASLGGLSEKNPYRDSAYFSDLDTEPEPPLGPKEKQGGVPVPGPEPDLESLKSPRLPSALPSPESGMFGEAQGSGPREVPPLPLFEGSSPEPSAGPGGPRLEPPWPQDPAQAPPMPSPGHSKIFLLTPVRPSSEGHRPELQETLGLLSGSGLQERTGGPGAPRTPLCLALPAVLAAPEGRPEEEEDDSEDSDESDEELRCYSIQEPSEESEEEAPPVPVVVAESQSARNLRSLLKMPSLLSEAFCEDLERKKKAVSFFDDVTVYLFDQESPTRELGEPFPGAKESSPTFPVGSPGSPSTPGRPRRADRSPDGPAAEEAPASRFSITHVTDSDSGSVGGPTAGAGGSCKEA
- the AATK gene encoding serine/threonine-protein kinase LMTK1 isoform X4, whose protein sequence is MCFLSLEIACLWRSPVPGDRLSLEIACLDISHLQACSSDGAPLSELSWSSSLSVVAVSFSGLFTVIALMLACLCCKKGGIGFKEFENAEGEEYPADFSAQGSPAAAAQNGPDVYVLPLTEVSLPMAKQPGRSVQLLKSTDLGRHSLLYLEEIGHGWFGKTPRALRTAGDLRGGRHKRRSITATRARSPRSGPEPILQMSTLRHRNRLLWLEEQGWGQSLGTVESAHLVTPAPQVFLGEVNSGISSTQVVVKELKVSASVQEQMQFLEEAQPYRALQHSNLLQCLAQCAEVTPYLLVMEFCPMGDLKGYLRSCRVAESMAPDPLTLQRMACEVACGVLHLHRNNYVHSDLALRNCLLTADLTVKIGDYGLSHGKYREDYFVTADQLWVPLRWIAPELVDEVHCNLLVVDQTKASNVWSLGVTIWELFELGAQPYPHHSDRQVLAYAVREQQLKLPKPQLQLTLSDRWYEVMQFCWLQPEQRPTAEEVHLLLSYLCAKGATEAEEEFERRWRSLRPVGGSVGPGLGAAGMALGGMGELAATSSFPLLEQFAGDSFHTDGDDVLTVTETSRGLNFEYKWEAGRGSDAFPPPEGALSPGRDARLQELCVPDGAPPGVVPVLSAHSPSVGSEYFIRLEDPAPAAGHDPDCAGCAPSTVAATLRPDGSDHDDDSDGSTAASLVMEPLLGHAPPADGPWGHCDYHLCRSHARDLPCTSRSPSPETPMLAEPRAEDIDWGVGAFCPPFFEDPLGTSPSASSRAQPSPGGEELGEAGMPRAAQHRHWSSNVSANNNSSNRAPEFWVPGLSGYTDCCPGVKQALQTVPELGHPLIPEDLREPLLGPKGASSGKEMGRCLGLPHLYPAEGLTPAPCLVTSPWTEAARSGGDSPQAEPRLAEEAEGSAGLQLPLPSIPSPSQEGALLPAEEASTPPTLPASPTPTGSPQPATEPVQALDSDSGSSSPELEAPGSEDEDTTEATSGVFTDLSSDGPQAEKPDVTPAFRSLQKQVGTPDSLDSLDIPSSASDGGSEVFSPLAVGTPGGQPRALDSGYDTENYESPEFVLKEAHEPCEPEALEELASEGESPGPETRLSASLGGLSEKNPYRDSAYFSDLDTEPEPPLGPKEKQGGVPVPGPEPDLESLKSPRLPSALPSPESGMFGEAQGSGPREVPPLPLFEGSSPEPSAGPGGPRLEPPWPQDPAQAPPMPSPGHSKIFLLTPVRPSSEGHRPELQETLGLLSGSGLQERTGGPGAPRTPLCLALPAVLAAPEGRPEEEEDDSEDSDESDEELRCYSIQEPSEESEEEAPPVPVVVAESQSARNLRSLLKMPSLLSEAFCEDLERKKKAVSFFDDVTVYLFDQESPTRELGEPFPGAKESSPTFPVGSPGSPSTPGRPRRADRSPDGPAAEEAPASRFSITHVTDSDSGSVGGTRLDTECPPPCSLTCSSLSCQNLPSPCWSASSTSPPSQI